One segment of Malassezia restricta chromosome V, complete sequence DNA contains the following:
- a CDS encoding electron transfer flavoprotein beta subunit — translation MRASLVNQLRVLVPVKRSIDYAVKIRVASDGKGVDTNVQHSMNPFDEIAVEEAVRMRERNKDAIKRITAVTAGPAKSQDVLRTALAMGADDAIHVEVPGPIEPLAVSKILRAIVDKEASSDEIGLVLLGKQAIDDDASQTGQMLAGLLKWPQATFASKVELEGKGDKGDKVTVTREVDGGLAVVETHVPLVLTTDLRLNEPRYASLPNIMKAKKKKVVKYSVADLGLEKDIEPRLETLKVSEPPQRQGGAKVENVDELISKLKEAGRI, via the coding sequence TGTGAACCAGCTTCGTGTGCTCGTGCCCGTGAAGCGCAGCATTGACTATGCTGTCAAAATCCGTGTCGCATCGGATGGCAAGGGTGTGGACACCAATGTACAGCATTCCATGAACCCGTTCGATGAGATTGCCGTGGAAGAGGCCGTGCGTATGCGCGAGCGTAACAAGGACGCTATTAAGCGCATTACGGCCGTGACGGCTGGTCCTGCCAAGTCGCAAGATGTGttgcgcacggcgctggctaTGGGTGCGGATGACGCCATCCATGTGGAAGTGCCTGGTCCTATTGAGCCGCTGGCTGTGAGTAAAATCCTGCGCGCGATTGTCGATAAGGAGGCCAGCTCCGACGAGATTGGTCTTGTTCTTCTCGGAAAGCAGGCCATCGATGATGATGCTAGCCAAACGGGTCAGATGCTGGCAGGCCTGCTCAAGTGGCCCCAGGCGACCTTTGCCTCGAAGGTCGAACTCGAGGGCAAGGGCGACAAGGGCGACAAGGTCACGGTGACCCGAGAGGTCGACGGCGGTCTTGCTGTAGTTGAGACGCACGTGCCTTTGGTCTTGACGACCGACCTGCGTCTCAACGAGCCGCGCTACGCCTCGCTGCCCAACATTATGAAGGCCAAAAAGAAGAAGGTCGTCAAGTACTCGGTGGCCGACCTCGGCCTCGAGAAGGATATTGAGCCTCGCCTCGAAACGCTCAAGGTGTCGGAGCCACCGCAGCGGCAGGGAGGCGCCAAGGTCGAAaatgtcgacgagctcattAGCAAGCTCAAGGAGGCCGGTCGTATCTAA